A window of Parasynechococcus marenigrum WH 8102 contains these coding sequences:
- a CDS encoding Txe/YoeB family addiction module toxin → MGVLFTRQAQKDARKLASASPALKAKAERLIALLKSDPYQQPPPYEALVGDLKGACSRRINIQHRLVYEVLEEERVVKVLRLWSHYDE, encoded by the coding sequence TTGGGTGTGCTGTTCACCCGCCAAGCCCAGAAAGATGCCCGCAAGCTGGCGAGTGCTTCGCCAGCCCTAAAAGCGAAAGCTGAGCGCTTAATCGCGTTGCTCAAGTCGGATCCTTATCAACAGCCTCCCCCCTATGAAGCATTGGTGGGAGATCTGAAAGGAGCTTGTTCGCGCCGGATCAATATCCAGCACCGTCTCGTGTACGAGGTGCTAGAGGAAGAGCGGGTTGTGAAAGTGCTGCGACTCTGGAGTCATTACGACGAATGA
- a CDS encoding type II toxin-antitoxin system Phd/YefM family antitoxin, with translation MASISVTEARKRLFALVDEVADSHTPVEIHGKRSNAVLVSEDDWRAIQETLYLAAIPGMRESIVDGMATPTSDLSEEPGW, from the coding sequence ATGGCATCGATTTCCGTAACCGAGGCGCGCAAACGCTTGTTTGCCTTGGTGGATGAAGTGGCTGATTCACATACACCAGTCGAAATCCACGGCAAACGCAGCAATGCCGTGCTGGTGTCGGAAGACGATTGGCGCGCGATTCAAGAAACGCTGTATCTCGCGGCAATACCAGGGATGCGGGAGTCGATTGTCGACGGAATGGCAACGCCAACAAGCGACCTGAGCGAAGAACCCGGCTGGTGA